A stretch of DNA from Anopheles nili chromosome 2, idAnoNiliSN_F5_01, whole genome shotgun sequence:
gcaacaacaacaatactACACCGAAGAAACTCACGACCAACAACAGCCTCAGCAGGAACAGCAACATGACCTGCGGGGCGATCAAACAGTGGAACAAATGCAGGAGGTCAGACAGACAGTAGACTATTATGCGGATCATCCGAACGAGCAGAATTACTACCCCGCACCAGATGAGCAGTATAAGACGGCAGTACAGCATCCTGTGCCGCCGGAACCAATCGCAATAGCTGATGAATCAGTAGCAGCTCCATCGAAAGCCACATCAGACGTTCCGGCGGGCGATATTTCGGGCGTCAGCGATTCCAACGCGTTGAAGGAAAAGCAAGAGAAGCCCCCAATTGCGGATGCTGATCCTGGATCGGATGTACCAACGCTTAGCACGGTGAACGATGAGAGTGATTTCGATTTCTCTACTCAgtgaaaagtgcatttttaaCATTGTGCGGTAGTGTAAGGATAGATTAAGTTCCATCTCAGTTTGAGCGCGTAGAATGCAAAATCAGAAACCAATTTACGACTATTACGAGGATTGAGGCCACGACTCTTTAGCGTAATGTTCTGGTTAGTGCTATGCTCGTTGAACCTGGTGATCATTATCCCAGCGGTAAGAGCGAACGATCGGCTATTGAACGCAACTATTCCACTGCACTATGATCTACACTTAGAAGCTAAAGGATTCGGACGTGACGATTACACGTACCGAGGTAATGTATCGATTCGCATAGCCATTGTACACGATACCGATCAGGTGGTGCTGCATAACGTCGGCAGCACGTTGAACCGGATTCAGTTGATGCGTTATGCCGACCGTGAAACTATACCTCACTGGATACAGGATACCGACTCACGTGCGAATGAACAGCTGCACATTCGCACTAATCGAACACTGAGCAAGCTGAATGATGCAGAGCTTTTGCTCACGATCACCTTTAACAACACGCTTCGTGAGGAGCGCAAAGGATTCTTCGTCGCGTTGAAATTCAACCCCGAAAGGATGCCATTGCCAGTAGCAACGACACATTTTCAGCCCTGTTACGCGAGGTTAGCTTTTCCCTGCTTCGACGAACCAGCCCTCAAAACCACCTTCCAGATAACGATCGTCAGCGGTGCCGACTTGCTGGTGGCTTCGAATACACCGATTGAGAAAATTACTCCACTGCCGGGGGATCTGAAAGAGGTACTATTCGAGCGTACTGCTCCAATGCCTACTTATCTCGTGTCGTTCCTAATTGCGAACTATACGGGTGTGCACACCAAGAGTCCTTCGGGAGTGCAAATCGGTATATTGGCGGCACCGGAGGATCAGGAGCAAATGAAGTTCAGCCTGAATGCGACATCCACCCTGCTTACGAGTTTGGAGCAGTACACGGAGCAAAACCTGGGTCTAGCGAAGTTAGATCTTGTCGCCATACCCCATCTGCCCAATGCCCTAGAAAGCTGGGGTCTCTTTACGCTTGACGAACAGTTGCTGATGCTGACCGAAATGGACCGACCCCAAGCGGAGCGCGTTCCGTCGTTACTCACTATCAGCCACGAGATCGCTCATCAGCTGTTCGGTAATCTAGTCGGACCGGTGTGGTGGTCGTACTTGTGGCTCAGCGAGGGATTTGCGGCGTACTTCGAGATCGTGCTGGGAAACAAGGCTTACCCCGATCTCGTACCACTTGAGGAGTCGTACATACAGGGACACACACGAAGGGCTCTGCTGGAGGATGTGAAAGCAACTCACCCACTAACGATGGACGATCTTTCGGGCGATCCGGTGCATCTGGAAACGATCTTCAACACGATCACATACAGCAAGGCGGCAACCATCATACGCATGGTTAACTGCTCCATTGGGGAGGTTGCTTTCAAGCGAGGTGTGTCACAGTACCTCTCGACGCATCGTTACGGAGCCGTTCAGCCGGAAGATTTATATAGCAGCTTCTCGGATGAGCTTGAGCGAATTACACCCGATCAGCCCACTGTGGAGCAAATCTTCCGCAGCTGGGCTGACAAACCCGGTTATCCTCTGGTATCAGTTGAGCGTCTTAATGCATCCTTCGTGCGATTGCAGCAAAAACGCTTGCAAAGACAACCAGCCCTACCGGACGTCCACTCCCGGTGGTTTATTCCAATTACGTACCGCACTAACAGCAGCGGTGCGAAGTTCGAATATCAACCCGCATTTTGGATGAAGGAAAGCGATCAGCAGCTGGTTGTTCAGCTCGAGATGACCCAGGAGGATGTGCTGATCGTGAACCCCCGCCAGATCGGATTCTATCGCGTGCAGTACGATGAATCTGGTTGGAGGAACATCATGACTAACTTCTACTCACTACCGGCGCTCGTGCAAACGGTGTTGCTAGATAATGCGTTAGAGCTCGTACGTGTCGGTCACCTTGAGCTCGAAATGTTCCAAGAGTTGCGACAACTTGCCAATATATCCCAATCCGAGTCAGGCTCGGATTCCATAGCATCCCGGAGCATTCAATATCTGCGGATGGCAGTGTTTTCGGAACATCGGTTAGCAATCGGTTTTGTCGAAGAATTTTTTGGAATCATCAGGAAGCTTAGGTTATCACACTTCCGGTTGCAAGGCATCGAGCAAGTGACCGAGTTGCTAACTCAGACGATACGCAGCATATTGCTTAGGCAAGTAGGCACGGATGCGGATTCTCCGCCAATGCGTTGCCAAGCTACCGTAGATGAACTGGTGTCAGAGTTGCGCACACTAAACGCTTCTGAACTGGAGCCTTGGATGGACCGTTTCAACTGCCAAATCAAACGTTCAAACGAAGACGTGCTGCCCGCGTTCAAGCAGATTCTACAGGATAAAACACTCACTGGAGTTCCTCTTTACGAGGTGATGCTGAAGCTAATGCATGCTGACTCTAAGCGATTTCTGGAGCCCGTAGTTCAAATTCTCTCCACCGAGAATCCGGATGCAACTGCCTCGGAAAACCTGGCTCGACAGCGGTTACTTTCCCGCTTGGTTCGAAAGGTCACTGACCGCGTCCAGGCTGGCGTGCTGCAGAATCTGCTTGTGATAAACTCCTCCATCCTGCCAGGGAACTTCCAGGAGCAG
This window harbors:
- the LOC128721955 gene encoding uncharacterized protein LOC128721955; this translates as MYPSTLVGDGDGAMFLSDRPPRAGYRREFEEMENRIRKCERQRADLERQFAELMRERAECERTAVRAMKQRQKRIQEAERQRAERNESILRMLNKIDQQAVSLAAKTDRLKMLKTQYEMYLMRTWSTPALTYPVYNPPMVTASPAMATPLPHGQPSSKSEFVQYLSDLTHQQTASVNPIPPPMALSNYLAAQQKPYVQPVSSYTTNHERSFSRMMNDCGAPLEQHTARDGSSHLLVGGTSAKKFEMSNEDFIRYIDSEVLKEPMPTISVVAPSSEGNKGKASSGAYLEDGGLSEEDPVVDLSNKLDTLSILQEEENKQTVPNESTKDQSHEHDALQPDPVHETEIDKQHAVENAKHQSLQKAKDKVEEDDADIKQTERVVVDETVAKQLETLVQKVNVSPVAMIAEENAQSDPAREHSTQLYETEHQPHLSDEYQAAHYQPAQHNDGQQSTDYQYVESDGQQAGYQSEQFLEGGVIPEQAQYQYPEGVDQTSNAYQQQDSYLGQQYQYDGSTPYYGEQQGYEGQYYGEESQQQQQQYYTEETHDQQQPQQEQQHDLRGDQTVEQMQEVRQTVDYYADHPNEQNYYPAPDEQYKTAVQHPVPPEPIAIADESVAAPSKATSDVPAGDISGVSDSNALKEKQEKPPIADADPGSDVPTLSTVNDESDFDFSTHVMFWLVLCSLNLVIIIPAVRANDRLLNATIPLHYDLHLEAKGFGRDDYTYRGNVSIRIAIVHDTDQVVLHNVGSTLNRIQLMRYADRETIPHWIQDTDSRANEQLHIRTNRTLSKLNDAELLLTITFNNTLREERKGFFVALKFNPERMPLPVATTHFQPCYARLAFPCFDEPALKTTFQITIVSGADLLVASNTPIEKITPLPGDLKEVLFERTAPMPTYLVSFLIANYTGVHTKSPSGVQIGILAAPEDQEQMKFSLNATSTLLTSLEQYTEQNLGLAKLDLVAIPHLPNALESWGLFTLDEQLLMLTEMDRPQAERVPSLLTISHEIAHQLFGNLVGPVWWSYLWLSEGFAAYFEIVLGNKAYPDLVPLEESYIQGHTRRALLEDVKATHPLTMDDLSGDPVHLETIFNTITYSKAATIIRMVNCSIGEVAFKRGVSQYLSTHRYGAVQPEDLYSSFSDELERITPDQPTVEQIFRSWADKPGYPLVSVERLNASFVRLQQKRLQRQPALPDVHSRWFIPITYRTNSSGAKFEYQPAFWMKESDQQLVVQLEMTQEDVLIVNPRQIGFYRVQYDESGWRNIMTNFYSLPALVQTVLLDNALELVRVGHLELEMFQELRQLANISQSESGSDSIASRSIQYLRMAVFSEHRLAIGFVEEFFGIIRKLRLSHFRLQGIEQVTELLTQTIRSILLRQVGTDADSPPMRCQATVDELVSELRTLNASELEPWMDRFNCQIKRSNEDVLPAFKQILQDKTLTGVPLYEVMLKLMHADSKRFLEPVVQILSTENPDATASENLARQRLLSRLVRKVTDRVQAGVLQNLLVINSSILPGNFQEQANFMMTSAITWRTVYVPKLSRLINELMYWSVKANTLE